CGCGGGAGTGTTCAGCATTCATGGTCGGCAACTCCTCGTTGAGTGATAGCCAGATAGGGGAAGCGAAAGCTGCGCGGACCCTGTCAGTCTGGCCCCACCCGGTTACGGGAGCATTAAGCGGGTGTTAGATCCTGGCCAACAAGCCCTCCAGAAGGCCCTTAGTATCCCAACTGATTGGCCACCTGCAGCAGGAGGGCCTCTGAACCAGCCGGCCCCACCAGTTGGATGCCCATCGGCAATCCCTGGCCGGGCGCTCCTCCGGTCCAGTGGACAGGAAGGGTGATGGCCGGCAGGCCACAGACATTGACCATCGAGGACCATGGCGCGTATTCGCACTGCTTGCGGTAGTCGCCGTCGGCGTCTCCCGGCCAGGGGGCTGCAGGCCACCGGTCGCCGCCGTGCATGCCGGTGAACCAGCCCACCGGACGCGGTGTCTGCGCGAGCGCCGGCGTCAGCATCAGGTCCCACCGCGCGTACTGCGCCACCGTATCGTGCTGGAACTGCCGCAGGAAGGCCAGGGACTCAGCGAGTTTCGCCGGGCTGCGCTGATGTGCCCGGCGCCGGAAGGTGCGGGTCAGGGGAGCCAGCAGCGCCTCACGGTGCGGGCTGATCCTGGCCGTCCCCACTGCCGCAGTCCATGCCGTGGTGAAGGCATCCGGGTAGCGGTTGTCATAGCGGATGGAAGCCTCACCGAGGGCATGCCCGGCATGTTCAAGCAGGCCGATGCCCGCATTGAGGGCATCCAGCGCTTCCTGCTCGGGGCTGAAAGGAAACGTCCCGGACCACGGGCTGTCCAGCGTAATCCCGATTCGGAGCTTCGGGGGTTCTTGCTTCACCGCGGTGAGGTAGCCGCCGTCATTGTCGGGAACAATCCCGGGCATGCCACGCCTGTGGGCAGCGGGCGTGGACATTGCGGAGGGGGGCCCAGCGGGCACCAGGGCGTCCATCATAAGCGCCGCATCGGCTGAGGTCCGTGCGATAGGTCCGGCCACCACCAGCCGGGCGGGATCCCCCAGGCTTTCCCCGGCCGGGACCAGGCCGCGGCCGGGCTTGAGGCCCACCAGCCCGCAGGCAGCAGCGGGAATCCGGACAGATCCGCCGCCGTCTGTCCCTGGAGCGAAAGGAAGCAGCCCGGCAGCCACAGCAGCAGCGCTTCCGCCGGAGGATCCCCCCGAGCTCCGGCTCAGGGCATGGGGATTGCGCGACGGCGGCGCGATCCGGTTTTCGCTGTAGGCAGTCAGCCCGAACTCGGGCACCTGGGTCTTGCCCAGCGAAACAGCCCCCGCTTTCCTGAGCAGGGCCACCAGTGGTGCGTCGCAAAGGGCCGGCTTGTGGTCCAGTGCCGCGCTGCCATGCGTGGTTGGCACGCCTTCCACGTCGGTCAGGTCCTTATAAGCCACAGGCATGCCGTGCAGCAGGGGCAACTCCCCGGCCGGAGTCCGGGCCCGCCGGGAGTCGGCGGAGTGCGCCCGCTCCATCGCCTGGTCCGCCGTCACCGTGATGAAAGCACCCAGCGGGACGTTCTGCCGGTCTATCCGCTGCAGGAAATGGGCTGCCACCTCCGCCGCTGACACCTTTCCCTGCCGCAGCTGGTTCCGGAGCGCCACCGCGGACAGTTCATGGAGTTCAGCCACGGGAGCTCGCGGCCACGGCACCACGGCCGCCGGCCCCGCGGCCACGGCCTCCGGCGGCGGCCAGGACATGGTGTTCAGGAAGCAATTTTCCTCCTTGCGTTCACACAAAAGGGTAACTCGGCTGCACGCAAGCCCTCCGGGAGGTAAAGCACTACGCTTAAAGCGACCCCCGATCCGCGAAGGCAGGAATCACCATGAGCGATTTCGATAACGTCCCCGTCAACGACATCCCCGATGACGCTGTCATCCTGGACGTCCGTGAGGATTACGAATGGGTGGCCGGCCATGCAGAGGGCGCCCTCCACATTCCCATGGACCAGCTTCCGGGGCGCCTGGAGGAACTCGATCCCGACGAGGACGTCTACGTCATCTGCCGCACCGGCGGCCGGTCCTATCGTGCGGCGCAATGGCTAACGGGACAGGGCTACACCGCCATCAACGTTTCCGGCGGCATGGACATGTGGCTGGAAGCTGGCAAGCCCCTCGTCTCGGACAACGGGCTGAAACCCATGGTGCTGTAGGCGAGGAACACTTATGTCCGCGTCCTCCGTGACCTATGCCTTCCTCGGGCCCGAGGGTACCTTCACCGAGGCTGCCCTCATGCAGGTGCCGGATGCCTCGCAGGCTACCCGCGTGCCGTCGTCGAACGTCAATGCTGCCCTGGACGCAGTGCGCGAAGGTTCGGCGCATGCCGCCATGGTGCCAATAGAGAACTCGGTGGAGGGCGGCGTTACCGCCACACTCGACGCAATCGCCGGCGGCAAGGAACTGCGGATAATCCGCGAGGTCCTGGTGCCCATCAGTTTCGTGCTGGCGGGCAGGCCCGGGGTCCGGCTGGATGACGTGCGCCGGGTGTCAACGCACGGCCATGCCTGGGCGCAGTGCCGGCTGTGGATGGACCAGAACATCCCGGCTGCGGAATACGTACCCGGCTCATCCACCGCTGCGTCGGCCATGGGGCTCCTTGATGAGGCCTGCCAATATGACGCTGCCATCTGTGCTCCGCTGGTAGCGCAGGAACAGCCCGGCCTGAGTGTCCTGGCGGAGGACATCGGTGACAATCCGGAAGCCGTGACGCGCTTTATCCTGGTCAGCCGCCCCGGCCCGCTGCCCTCGCGCACGGGAGCGGACAAGACCACAGTGGTGGTGCCGCTTCCGGAGGACCGCCCAGGAGCCCTGATGGAGATTCTGGACCAGTTTGCCAGCCGCGGCGTGAACCTCAGCCGCATCGAGTCCCGGCCTACAGGGCAGTATCTTGGGGACTACTTTTTCAGCATCGACGCCGACGGGCACGTTGGTGATGAGCGGGTGGCGGACGCCCTGGCGGGGCTCCACCGCATCAGCCCCGCCACGCGCTTCCTCGGGTCATATCCCCGCGCGGACATGCAACGCACCGTGGTGGAGCCGCACACCGCTGACCAGGCGTTTCGCGCAGCGCGGGCGTGGGTGGAAGACATTCTCCGGCCTGCATAGCAGGGCGCCGAAAACGGTTACGCCGCTTCGCCCAAAGCGTACGCAAATGCCCCCTGAAGTACTTTCGCGCGCTGTGGACAATGCGTATGCTTGCTTGATCCACATGGGGGAGGGCCCCTAGCGAAGGGATCGCGTCATGACTACCAGCAGCACCGAAAACGATGGCCAGGGGATGATCGTCAACCCCCGGCCCACTGCCGACAACCAGGACTGGGACGGCGACGAGGCCGATCGTGCCGACCGCCTCCGCTTTGAAGAAGAGCAAGCCATGATCCGCGAGCAGTCCGAGGCCCACGCCGCCGCAAAAGCTGCCGAGGAGAACAAGCGCAGCCGCAACTGACCGCTAAGCCTCCCCTTTGACCCTGACCAAAAGAGACCGCGGCTCAACCTGGACGGTGAGCCTGGTGGCCTCGCCGGCGGTGTCGCCGTCCAGCTGGATGGGCATCGGTTCCGGACACTTTATGACCACTTTCCTGGAGCGGTAAACGGTCATGTCGGGCAGCTTCCCGCTGTGCTTGAACATGATCTTGACGTACATCAGCAGCCATCCGAAGGCGCTGCGGGGGCTCATCACGACGACGTCCAGCATGCCGTCGTCGATCATGGCCTGGGGTATGAAGTCGATGCCGCCGGGGATCAGGCCGCAGTTGGCGAACAGCACGCTGCGGATGTTACGGACCTGCCCCGGGCTGCCGTCCAAGGAAATCGAAACCTTCTTCCGGCGTCCCGGCAGGTGCCGCATGCCGGCCTCGGTATAAGCGAGCCAGCCGACTGCCTTTTTCAGGCCGGCATTGGTATCGGCCAGGATCTCGGCATCCATGCCGATGCCCGCGATCACCAGGAACGAATGTGCGGATGATTCCTCGGTGAGTGAGTTTTCAATATCCATCCGCGCGGTGTCGATGTACCGTTGCCGTCCGAAAAGCGCAGTATTGACGCTGGCATGAAGGTCATTGACGTCCAAGTCAACGTTCCGGGCAAGCAGGTTGCCGGTACCCAGCGGGATGAGGCCCATGGCCACATCGGTGCGTACGAGGGACTCAGCCACCACACGTACCGTACCGTCGCCGCCGCCCACCAGGACGACGTCGGGCCTATACGCCAGGGCCGCCCGCACCTGCGAATAGCCGGGATCCTCCGCCGTCGTCTCGAAAAAGACGGGGTTCTCCCAGCCTGCCGCGAGGCAGCCGCGCTGGATGGTGGCCCTGGCTTCTTCCGAGCGTGCCTTGATGGGGTTGAGGATGACAGCCACGCGCTGCCGGGCCAGTCCGGGTTCGTGCGCGTCGGTACCCACGGTACTGCGGATATGCAGGGCCTTGAGCTTGCGCACGCCCCACCAGCTTGAGATGGCAAAGGCGAGGGCCACCCCAATCAGCAGGTACAGGATCCAGTCGCTCATGGTGGTTCAACAGTAGCCCGGCGAAGCCTTCCGGTCCGGCACGCCCGCTGCCGCCCGCCGTCTTCCGCGGGATTGGATACCCTTGTGTGGTGATCGACGTAAAAGACCTCAGCGAAAACCCGGATAAATACCGTGCCAGCCAGCGTGCCCGCCGTGCGGATGAATCCGTGGTGGACGCGATCATCTCCGCGGACGCCGCCCGCCGCGCGGCGCTGATCCGCTTCGAGAACCTCCGTGCCGAGCAGAACGCTTTCGGCAAGAAGGTGGCACAGGCCAAGGGCGACGAAAAGAAGGCGCTGCTGGCCGAGGTCAAAGAGCTGGCCAACTCGGTCAAGGCCGCCTCCGCCGAGGCCGATGCCGCCCAGACGAAGCAGGAAGAACTGCTGCGCACCATCCCAAACCTGGTTGAGGACGGCGTTCCCGAGGGCGGCGAGGACGACTACGCGGTGCTCAAGACCGTCGGCACGCCGCGCGAATTCCCGGACTTCGAGCCGAAGGACCACCTGGAAATCGGCGAGCTGATCGGCGCGATCGACATGGAGCGCGGCGCCAAGGTTTCCGGCGCGCGCTTCTACTTCCTCCGCGGCGTGGGCGCCCGGCTGGAGATGGCTCTGCTGCAGATGGCCATGGACCAGGCCATCGAGGCCGGTTTCGTCCCCATGATCACGCCCACTTTGGTGCGCCCGGAGACCATGCAGGGCACCGGCTTTGACGTAAAGCACGACGCCGAGATCTATCGTCTCGCCGAAGACGACCTTTACCTGGTGGGCACCTCCGAGGTTGCCCTGGCCGGGTACCACGCGGACGAGATCCTGGACTTTGCCGCCGGCCCCATCCGCTACGCCGGCCAGAGCTCCTGCTACCGCCGCGAAGCAGGTTCGCACGGCAAGGACACCCGCGGCATCATCCGCGTTCACCAGTTCAACAAGGTGGAGATGTTCATCTACACCACTGTTGAAGATGCCGCCGCCGAGCACCAGCGGCTGTTGGCATGGGAAGAGGAGATGCTGGCCAAGTGCGAGCTGCCGTACCGGGTGATTGATACCGCGGCCGGCGACCTCGGCATGTCCGCGGCCCGGAAGTTCGACTGCGAAGCGTGGGTTCCCACCCAGGGCGCGTACCGCGAGCTGACCTCGACGTCCAACTGCACCACCTTCCAAGCCCGCCGGCTGAACATCCGCGAACGCGCGGTGAACGCCGAGGGCGTAGCGAAGGGCACCCGGGCCGTGGCCACCCTGAACGGGACGCTGGCCACCACCCGCTGGATCGTGGCGCTGCTGGAGCACCACCAGAACGCCGACGGCTCGGTCAACGTGCCCAAGGCCCTGCAGAAGTACCTGGGCGGCCTTGAGGTCCTCCCGGTCCTCTAGCTTCGCCTGCTTCCCGGGGCATCGCACCCTCTGACGGACTTTGCACCAGGGCATTCCCGGGTGCAAAGTCCGTCAGAGGGTTCTTTTTGCCCTGGTGCCGCTGTTAGGCAGCCCCGCATTCCGCAGCACAGCGCCCAGCCTGGCTGCATCCGAAGCAGTCGCCCAGTCCCAGCGCACCACACTGAATCCGGCCGCACGGAGTTTGTCTTCGCGCTTCTTTTCGGCCAGGACGGCTTGGCGGGACGTCTGGTCGCCCAAGTACTCATCGCGCAGGTACTTCGCGTCGCCGTCGAACTCGCCAATAAGTTTGAACTGCGGCCAGAAGAAGTCGGTCCGGGCAATGAAGTGGCCTCCCGCGCGGAAGTTTGCCTGCAACAGGGGCGCGGGGAAACCCAGGAGGTGCATCTGTGCCCGGCTGAGTGATTCGCCTGCTGATCCGGAGTTGGCAACGGCGAAATTGAGCACCTGGGTGACCCATCGCCGGCGTGCGCCCGACTCCAGGCGCGCGGCGTGCCCCAGCAACTCGTCCTTGCTCACCCGGGGGCCTGAAGTACGACGCATGCCGATAGCATGATCGGCCAGCACTGTTCCGGCCGCAAAGTTCTCTCTTGCGATGACCGCCACCACCGTCTCGGGCAATGGCGTTATCTGTAGCCCTCCGAACGCGATGGTTGGTCCCCGGGAAGCATGCCGGGCGACACCATAGGAGGTGAGTCCCTCAAGTCCGCACAATCCGGATGGCATTCGAGCAGCGGACGTAGTGGGGAGGCTCCGGCCCCTATGGCCCCGTGATGCACCTGCAAGGTGGACATGGTTGGGGACAGCGAGCATCTCCAGGTTCCACAGGACAGCAGCTGTGTTGAGGCAGAACTTTGACGAAGGCAGTTCAAGGTTCACGGCAAGGATTGTCTGCCGGTACCTTTCCCATGGTGGCAGTGAGATCCACTCGTCCTTTGCCGCGTACACTCCCTTGCGGACACGGACCAGTTCGCCGCGGGCATACCGCCTGCGGAGCGAGCGCGAGTCTCCGGTACTGCGGTGCAATGCGGCGGCATCAATCAGCTGCATGCCTCCATGGTCGCCGCACCACCGAGGGAAGGGCAGTACGGTTCCGCCCCATGTGGACAACGGCGGCACCCGAGCTGCACCGGGAAACGGTCCCTGCACCGGGGCGTGCGCGGGTGCTTTGTCCGTGGGAGGGTGCACACCTCAGAACACGGAGGTTAACACTCACACCGGGGACAACCTGTGGGTATTAACCAACTGTTCAATAACTCTGTGGCGCGAGTCCTAGCGGCGTTTGGGGGCGTCTGGTTCACTATTGGAATGACAACGCTGACTGAAACCTCAGTCGCCGGCAACGATGACCGGCGAGATAACGACAACAACAACGGCCGCAAGCTCATGGTCGCCCTGGACGTGGACGGCACGCTGGTGGACCACGACGGCCACATGTCCCCGGGTGTGCGTGAATCGGCGCAGGCCGTAGTGGCAGCCGGACACGAGGTAATGATCGCCACGGGACGTTCGCTCAACGCCACCCTGCCCATTATCGAGAAAATCGGGATTGAGCGCGGCTATGCCGTCTGCTGCAACGGCGGCGTGACGCTACGGCTCCATCCAGCACTGGACAGCGGCTACGAGGTCATCCATAAGGCCACGTTCGACCCCGCACCCGCACTCCGGGCACTCCGCGAGCGGCTTCCCTCTGCCAAGTACGCGCTGGAAGATGCGGACGGCAACTTCCTGTCCACCGAGCGCTTCCAGGACCCGAGTTTCGGCGTCGAGGCCATCGGCGTGGATTTCCACACCATGCTTGAAGCCACGGCAGTGCGCGTGGTGGTCTTCAGCACCGAAAACACGCCGGAAGAGTTCAATGAGGCCATTGAGCACGTGGGCCTCGCCGGCGTCACCTACTCCGTGGGCTGGACCGCATGGCTGGACATCGCCGCCGCCGGCGTGACCAAAGCCAGCGCGCTGGAAAACCTCCGCGGCAGGCTCGGCATCGAACGTCACCTCACGGTAGCCATCGGCGACGGCCGTAACGACATCGAGATGCTCACCTGGGCAGGACGCGGGGTGGCCATGGGCCAGGCGCCGGCGGAAGTCATCGCCGTCGCCGACGAGGTCACCCACTCAGTGTTCGACGACGGCGCGGCCCACGTGCTGCGCAGCCTGCTCTGACGCAGTACAAGGCAGAATGGAAAGCATGACCCTCACGACCTTCGCCCTCATCCGCCATGGCCAGACCGACTGGAATGCGCAGCGCCGGCTGCAGGGCGCCACGGACATTCCGCTGAACGACGTCGGCCGGGCCCAGGCGCGTGACGCCGTTGGGGTTTTGTCCGCGTACGAATGGGACGCCATTGTGTCCTCGCCACTGAGCCGCGCTGCCGAAACCGCAGATGTGATAGCCCACGGACTCGGGCTGGGCGAGGTCCGCCGCCTGCCGGAGCTCACGGAGCGGAGCTTCGGACCGGCGGAGGGAATGCAGGCGGGCCCGGAACTGGACGCACTCCGCATCCCCGGCGGTTTCCGTGGCGCCGAAAGCGAGGACGAGGCAGCTGACCGTGGACTGGCCGCCCTGGAGGCTCTCGCGGAGGAGTACCGCGGCCGCCGCCTCCTCGTCGTCGCGCACGGCACGCTGCTCCGGGTGAGCCTCAGCCGGGCCGTCGGGACCGCTTTGGCCAGCATCGACAACGCTGTGCTGAACCTGGCGCACCACCATGC
The Arthrobacter sp. PGP41 genome window above contains:
- a CDS encoding diacylglycerol/lipid kinase family protein, which translates into the protein MSDWILYLLIGVALAFAISSWWGVRKLKALHIRSTVGTDAHEPGLARQRVAVILNPIKARSEEARATIQRGCLAAGWENPVFFETTAEDPGYSQVRAALAYRPDVVLVGGGDGTVRVVAESLVRTDVAMGLIPLGTGNLLARNVDLDVNDLHASVNTALFGRQRYIDTARMDIENSLTEESSAHSFLVIAGIGMDAEILADTNAGLKKAVGWLAYTEAGMRHLPGRRKKVSISLDGSPGQVRNIRSVLFANCGLIPGGIDFIPQAMIDDGMLDVVVMSPRSAFGWLLMYVKIMFKHSGKLPDMTVYRSRKVVIKCPEPMPIQLDGDTAGEATRLTVQVEPRSLLVRVKGEA
- a CDS encoding rhodanese-like domain-containing protein; its protein translation is MSDFDNVPVNDIPDDAVILDVREDYEWVAGHAEGALHIPMDQLPGRLEELDPDEDVYVICRTGGRSYRAAQWLTGQGYTAINVSGGMDMWLEAGKPLVSDNGLKPMVL
- a CDS encoding histidine phosphatase family protein produces the protein MTLTTFALIRHGQTDWNAQRRLQGATDIPLNDVGRAQARDAVGVLSAYEWDAIVSSPLSRAAETADVIAHGLGLGEVRRLPELTERSFGPAEGMQAGPELDALRIPGGFRGAESEDEAADRGLAALEALAEEYRGRRLLVVAHGTLLRVSLSRAVGTALASIDNAVLNLAHHHAIDGWQLEYFNGEPVMAAAQA
- the serS gene encoding serine--tRNA ligase, with product MIDVKDLSENPDKYRASQRARRADESVVDAIISADAARRAALIRFENLRAEQNAFGKKVAQAKGDEKKALLAEVKELANSVKAASAEADAAQTKQEELLRTIPNLVEDGVPEGGEDDYAVLKTVGTPREFPDFEPKDHLEIGELIGAIDMERGAKVSGARFYFLRGVGARLEMALLQMAMDQAIEAGFVPMITPTLVRPETMQGTGFDVKHDAEIYRLAEDDLYLVGTSEVALAGYHADEILDFAAGPIRYAGQSSCYRREAGSHGKDTRGIIRVHQFNKVEMFIYTTVEDAAAEHQRLLAWEEEMLAKCELPYRVIDTAAGDLGMSAARKFDCEAWVPTQGAYRELTSTSNCTTFQARRLNIRERAVNAEGVAKGTRAVATLNGTLATTRWIVALLEHHQNADGSVNVPKALQKYLGGLEVLPVL
- the pheA gene encoding prephenate dehydratase produces the protein MSASSVTYAFLGPEGTFTEAALMQVPDASQATRVPSSNVNAALDAVREGSAHAAMVPIENSVEGGVTATLDAIAGGKELRIIREVLVPISFVLAGRPGVRLDDVRRVSTHGHAWAQCRLWMDQNIPAAEYVPGSSTAASAMGLLDEACQYDAAICAPLVAQEQPGLSVLAEDIGDNPEAVTRFILVSRPGPLPSRTGADKTTVVVPLPEDRPGALMEILDQFASRGVNLSRIESRPTGQYLGDYFFSIDADGHVGDERVADALAGLHRISPATRFLGSYPRADMQRTVVEPHTADQAFRAARAWVEDILRPA
- a CDS encoding amidase, yielding MAELHELSAVALRNQLRQGKVSAAEVAAHFLQRIDRQNVPLGAFITVTADQAMERAHSADSRRARTPAGELPLLHGMPVAYKDLTDVEGVPTTHGSAALDHKPALCDAPLVALLRKAGAVSLGKTQVPEFGLTAYSENRIAPPSRNPHALSRSSGGSSGGSAAAVAAGLLPFAPGTDGGGSVRIPAAACGLVGLKPGRGLVPAGESLGDPARLVVAGPIARTSADAALMMDALVPAGPPSAMSTPAAHRRGMPGIVPDNDGGYLTAVKQEPPKLRIGITLDSPWSGTFPFSPEQEALDALNAGIGLLEHAGHALGEASIRYDNRYPDAFTTAWTAAVGTARISPHREALLAPLTRTFRRRAHQRSPAKLAESLAFLRQFQHDTVAQYARWDLMLTPALAQTPRPVGWFTGMHGGDRWPAAPWPGDADGDYRKQCEYAPWSSMVNVCGLPAITLPVHWTGGAPGQGLPMGIQLVGPAGSEALLLQVANQLGY
- a CDS encoding HAD family hydrolase, which produces MTTLTETSVAGNDDRRDNDNNNGRKLMVALDVDGTLVDHDGHMSPGVRESAQAVVAAGHEVMIATGRSLNATLPIIEKIGIERGYAVCCNGGVTLRLHPALDSGYEVIHKATFDPAPALRALRERLPSAKYALEDADGNFLSTERFQDPSFGVEAIGVDFHTMLEATAVRVVVFSTENTPEEFNEAIEHVGLAGVTYSVGWTAWLDIAAAGVTKASALENLRGRLGIERHLTVAIGDGRNDIEMLTWAGRGVAMGQAPAEVIAVADEVTHSVFDDGAAHVLRSLL